In Monodelphis domestica isolate mMonDom1 chromosome 3, mMonDom1.pri, whole genome shotgun sequence, the following proteins share a genomic window:
- the CIRBP gene encoding cold-inducible RNA-binding protein isoform X1 translates to MASDEGKLFVGGLSFDTNEQSLEQVFSKYGQIAEVVVVKDRETQRSRGFGFVTFENIDDAKDAMMAMNGKSVDGRQIRVDQAGKSSENRSRGYRGGSSSGRGFFRGGRGRGRGFSRGGGDRGYGGSRFESRSGGYGSSRDYYSSSRSQGGYGDRSSGGSYRDSYDSYATHNE, encoded by the exons ATGGCATCAGATGAAGGAAAACTCTTTGTTGGTGGACTGAGTTTTGATACTAATGAACAGTCATTGGAACAAGTCTTCTCAAAGTATGGACAGATTGCTGAAG TTGTTGTTGTGAAAGACAGGGAGACTCAGAGATCCAGAGGTTTTGGCTTTGTCACATTTGAGAACATAGATGATGCTAAAGATGCCATGATGGCCATGAATGGAAAG TCTGTTGATGGGCGGCAGATTAGAGTTGACCAGGCAGGCAAATCATCAGAAAATCGGTCCCGTGGATACAGAGGGGGTTCATCCAGTGGCCGAGGCTTCTTCCGTGGAGGCAGGGGTCGAGGCCGTGGTTTTTCTAGAG GAGGTGGAGACCGCGGTTATGGGGGgagcagatttgaatccagaagcggAGGATATGGAAGTTCCAGAGACTATTACAGCAGCAG CAGGAGTCAAGGAGGCTATGGTGACCGGTCTTCAGGAGGGTCTTACAGAGACAGCTATGACAGTTATG CTACACACAACGAGTAA
- the CIRBP gene encoding cold-inducible RNA-binding protein isoform X2 — protein MASDEGKLFVGGLSFDTNEQSLEQVFSKYGQIAEVVVVKDRETQRSRGFGFVTFENIDDAKDAMMAMNGKSVDGRQIRVDQAGKSSENRSRGYRGGSSSGRGFFRGGRGRGRGFSRGGGDRGYGGSRFESRSGGYGSSRDYYSSRSQGGYGDRSSGGSYRDSYDSYATHNE, from the exons ATGGCATCAGATGAAGGAAAACTCTTTGTTGGTGGACTGAGTTTTGATACTAATGAACAGTCATTGGAACAAGTCTTCTCAAAGTATGGACAGATTGCTGAAG TTGTTGTTGTGAAAGACAGGGAGACTCAGAGATCCAGAGGTTTTGGCTTTGTCACATTTGAGAACATAGATGATGCTAAAGATGCCATGATGGCCATGAATGGAAAG TCTGTTGATGGGCGGCAGATTAGAGTTGACCAGGCAGGCAAATCATCAGAAAATCGGTCCCGTGGATACAGAGGGGGTTCATCCAGTGGCCGAGGCTTCTTCCGTGGAGGCAGGGGTCGAGGCCGTGGTTTTTCTAGAG GAGGTGGAGACCGCGGTTATGGGGGgagcagatttgaatccagaagcggAGGATATGGAAGTTCCAGAGACTATTACAGCAGCAG GAGTCAAGGAGGCTATGGTGACCGGTCTTCAGGAGGGTCTTACAGAGACAGCTATGACAGTTATG CTACACACAACGAGTAA